The Clostridioides difficile genome has a segment encoding these proteins:
- the cls gene encoding cardiolipin synthase — protein sequence MGVIGTIFLFYLIISYLAGAIISVIILLENRDPAKTMSWLLMFIIFPGIGLIIYAISGRNIRKRKLFKTQKLANNIKEKKLFDTLEKITEIVELEKESIRQNKLLRDEEDGSYRKRVISMLLKTGMFPFTKNNKVDVFVDGNEKFKRLIEDIREAKDHIHLEYFIIKDSEIGRVLKEELIKKAKEGIKIRILYDDVGCWRFWFNRKFFREMREVGIEIAAFLPTKFPIIGGKLNYRNHRKIVVIDGIIGYTGGINIGDEYLGRNEKFGYWRDTHIRIKGISVYMLQMTFLIDWYYTTKEVLVTKNYFPSVGNVGESMIQVVASGPDSDWEDIHYAYFSAICQAKQNVYIETPYFIPDESLLKAIKSAALSGVDVRIIFPKIADHKIVNIASYSYFEEILRAGGKVYLYKKGFIHSKVVIIDDKIASAGTANMDLRSFMLNFEVNAFIYDEDVIKVMTDDFFEDLSHCEELNLEVFMNRNIVQKIKESVARLFSPIL from the coding sequence ATGGGAGTGATAGGCACAATATTTCTGTTCTATTTAATTATATCATATCTAGCTGGAGCCATAATTTCTGTAATTATATTACTTGAAAATAGAGATCCTGCAAAAACTATGTCTTGGTTGTTGATGTTTATCATATTTCCAGGTATAGGGTTAATTATATATGCTATTTCAGGTAGAAATATTAGAAAACGAAAATTATTTAAAACTCAAAAACTAGCTAATAATATAAAAGAAAAGAAACTCTTTGATACATTAGAAAAGATAACAGAAATTGTTGAACTAGAAAAAGAATCTATAAGGCAAAATAAGCTTTTGAGAGATGAAGAAGATGGTAGTTATAGAAAAAGAGTTATAAGTATGCTACTAAAGACTGGGATGTTTCCATTTACTAAAAACAATAAAGTTGATGTTTTTGTAGATGGAAATGAAAAATTTAAGAGACTTATAGAAGATATAAGAGAAGCTAAAGACCATATTCATTTAGAGTACTTTATAATAAAAGACAGTGAAATAGGTAGGGTGTTAAAAGAAGAGCTTATAAAAAAAGCTAAGGAAGGTATTAAAATAAGAATTTTATATGATGATGTAGGGTGTTGGAGATTTTGGTTTAATAGAAAATTTTTCCGAGAAATGAGAGAAGTAGGTATAGAAATAGCAGCTTTTTTACCTACAAAATTCCCTATAATAGGAGGAAAGTTAAACTATAGGAATCATAGAAAAATTGTTGTTATTGATGGAATAATTGGATATACAGGTGGAATAAATATAGGAGATGAATATTTAGGGAGAAATGAGAAGTTTGGGTATTGGAGAGATACTCATATTAGAATTAAAGGAATTTCTGTATATATGCTTCAAATGACATTTTTGATTGATTGGTATTATACAACAAAAGAGGTTCTAGTTACTAAAAATTACTTTCCAAGTGTCGGAAATGTAGGTGAAAGTATGATACAAGTGGTAGCTAGTGGACCAGACAGTGATTGGGAAGACATTCATTATGCTTATTTTTCTGCCATATGTCAAGCCAAACAAAATGTTTATATAGAAACTCCATACTTTATTCCAGATGAGAGTCTGTTGAAAGCTATAAAAAGTGCTGCACTTAGTGGTGTAGATGTAAGAATAATATTTCCTAAAATTGCAGACCACAAAATAGTTAATATAGCATCTTATTCATATTTTGAAGAAATATTAAGAGCAGGTGGTAAAGTTTATTTGTATAAAAAAGGATTTATACATTCCAAAGTCGTAATAATAGATGATAAAATTGCTTCTGCAGGTACAGCAAATATGGACTTAAGAAGTTTTATGCTTAACTTTGAAGTAAATGCTTTTATTTATGATGAAGATGTTATTAAGGTAATGACAGATGATTTCTTTGAAGATTTAAGTCATTGTGAAGAGCTTAATCTAGAGGTATTCATGAACAGAAACATTGTACAAAAAATTAAAGAATCTGTAGCCAGATTATTTTCACCAATATTATAA
- a CDS encoding 8-oxoguanine DNA glycosylase, translating into MNVYEKSNVVILEGVTDFDPKHIFECGQCFRWHKQEDGSYTGVAKGRILNVKKEDDKVYLNNTNLEEFNSIWYNYFDLGTDYTKIKNNLKSMDEYLNKATEFGWGIRILRQDGWEMLISFIISSNNRIPMIQRAIENLSKSFGKYIGEYEGKEYYAFPTPEELNKASQEEIRACQTGFRDKYIKSTTQAVIENNDKVSEYVSLSTDDCRKELLKFNGVGPKVCDCIALFGMQKYDSFPVDVWVKRVMQEFYINEDMSLPKMRTYGIDKFGEMSGFAQQYLFYYARELGIGK; encoded by the coding sequence ATGAATGTTTATGAAAAGAGTAATGTAGTTATACTAGAAGGAGTAACAGATTTTGATCCAAAACATATATTTGAGTGTGGTCAGTGTTTTAGATGGCATAAGCAAGAAGATGGCTCCTATACAGGCGTTGCAAAAGGTAGAATATTAAATGTAAAAAAAGAAGATGATAAAGTATATTTAAATAATACAAATTTAGAGGAGTTTAATAGTATTTGGTATAATTACTTTGATTTAGGGACTGATTATACAAAAATAAAAAACAATCTAAAAAGTATGGATGAATATTTAAATAAAGCTACTGAATTTGGATGGGGAATAAGAATATTGAGACAAGATGGATGGGAAATGCTTATATCATTCATAATTTCTTCTAATAATAGAATTCCTATGATACAAAGAGCTATAGAAAACCTATCAAAAAGTTTTGGTAAATACATAGGTGAGTATGAAGGTAAAGAATACTATGCATTTCCAACACCAGAAGAGTTAAATAAAGCCTCACAAGAAGAAATAAGAGCCTGTCAAACAGGTTTTAGAGACAAGTACATAAAGAGTACTACACAGGCAGTTATAGAAAATAATGATAAGGTATCTGAATATGTAAGTCTAAGTACAGATGATTGTAGAAAAGAACTTTTAAAATTTAATGGAGTAGGTCCAAAAGTATGTGATTGTATTGCATTATTTGGCATGCAAAAATATGATTCTTTTCCAGTCGATGTATGGGTTAAGAGAGTTATGCAAGAGTTCTACATAAATGAAGATATGAGTTTACCTAAAATGAGAACTTATGGGATTGATAAATTTGGAGAGATGTCTGGATTTGCACAACAATATCTATTTTACTATGCAAGAGAGCTTGGTATAGGAAAGTAG
- a CDS encoding putative sulfate exporter family transporter: MLENKSSFKLKNIKEILPGLFVSVLVGYISIFISTLIPKVGAASISIFLGMFVGNLFLNQKVFQKGYKFSETDLLSYSIVLLGATLSISTLIDLKISGILFIILQMTITIVSALYIGKKLGFGENFRFLMASGNAVCGSSAIAATVPVVNATDKEKGIAITIVNVTGIFLMFLLPIISQFLYSHELVKTSAMIGGTLQSIGQVVASGAIVGENVKDLATIFKIVRVIFLVVVVLVFGHLKNKSNSEIIEEEKDEIKKKKINIPWYVIGFFITCALFSINIIPKEVSVLCKEISNKFEIIALAAIGLKVNVKDLVKQGKAVSLYGLFVGTIQVVSAIVLIKIFI, encoded by the coding sequence ATGTTAGAGAATAAAAGTAGTTTTAAATTAAAAAATATAAAAGAAATATTACCTGGATTGTTTGTATCAGTATTAGTAGGTTATATTAGTATATTTATTTCAACATTGATACCTAAGGTAGGAGCAGCATCAATCTCTATATTTTTAGGTATGTTTGTAGGAAATTTATTTTTAAATCAGAAAGTATTTCAAAAGGGTTATAAATTTTCAGAAACAGATTTGCTATCATATTCAATAGTATTATTAGGAGCAACACTTAGTATCTCTACTTTAATAGACTTAAAGATTTCAGGTATATTGTTTATAATATTACAAATGACAATAACAATAGTATCAGCACTTTATATAGGGAAAAAGCTAGGTTTTGGTGAAAACTTTAGATTTCTTATGGCAAGTGGAAATGCAGTATGTGGTTCTTCTGCTATAGCAGCAACAGTTCCAGTAGTTAATGCTACAGACAAAGAAAAAGGAATAGCAATAACTATTGTAAATGTTACTGGTATATTTCTTATGTTTTTACTTCCAATAATATCTCAATTCTTATATAGCCATGAACTTGTAAAAACATCAGCAATGATAGGTGGAACATTACAATCAATTGGGCAAGTTGTAGCAAGTGGAGCTATAGTTGGGGAAAATGTAAAGGACTTAGCAACTATTTTTAAAATAGTGAGAGTAATATTCTTAGTTGTAGTTGTTTTAGTATTTGGACATTTGAAAAATAAGTCTAACAGTGAAATTATTGAAGAAGAAAAAGATGAAATAAAAAAGAAAAAAATAAATATACCATGGTATGTAATTGGTTTTTTCATAACTTGTGCACTTTTTTCAATTAATATCATACCAAAAGAGGTATCTGTATTGTGCAAAGAAATAAGTAATAAATTTGAAATAATAGCACTAGCAGCAATTGGATTAAAAGTTAATGTAAAAGACTTAGTAAAACAAGGTAAAGCAGTTTCTTTATATGGTTTATTTGTGGGAACAATACAAGTTGTGTCAGCGATAGTTTTGATAAAGATATTTATATAG
- a CDS encoding LysR family transcriptional regulator: MFEELKTFVAVVEYKNFTKAGEYLNLSQPSVSKHIKNLENYFKVVLINRSIKQKTIFITESGQILYKRAKEILNLLSVTYHDVNQVSDAITGRLKIGASLTIGEYILPNFLALFSQKYPDIDVEIFIENTSIVSSHVKDYILDIGLIEGTCSSPSFMQEYFFEDKMVLALPYNSPLLKDFSFDKLQNQRWIVREDGSGTRDYLDMFLSVKEIIPKSMMVFGSNYAVKESVRNNLGITIVSNLVTSLPVLNNELSVIELGSNYNRHFSYIFPKDITLSKAASIFIEELKIFSNLNNI, encoded by the coding sequence TTGTTTGAAGAATTAAAAACGTTTGTGGCTGTTGTTGAATATAAAAACTTCACCAAAGCTGGTGAATATCTGAATTTATCACAACCAAGTGTAAGTAAGCATATTAAAAACTTAGAAAATTACTTTAAGGTTGTACTTATAAATAGGTCTATTAAACAGAAAACTATTTTTATCACAGAAAGTGGACAAATATTATATAAAAGAGCCAAGGAAATACTAAATCTTTTAAGTGTTACATATCATGATGTAAATCAGGTTTCAGATGCTATAACTGGACGTTTAAAGATTGGCGCAAGTTTAACTATTGGAGAATATATTCTTCCTAATTTCCTTGCACTATTTTCTCAAAAGTATCCTGACATAGATGTAGAAATTTTCATAGAAAATACATCCATTGTGTCTTCTCATGTTAAGGATTATATTTTAGATATTGGACTTATTGAGGGAACTTGTTCTTCACCATCATTTATGCAAGAATATTTTTTTGAAGATAAAATGGTTTTAGCACTTCCATATAATAGTCCTTTATTAAAAGATTTTAGTTTTGATAAGCTTCAAAATCAGAGATGGATAGTCAGGGAAGATGGTTCTGGAACTAGAGATTATTTAGATATGTTTTTAAGTGTTAAGGAAATTATCCCGAAAAGTATGATGGTCTTTGGAAGCAACTATGCTGTCAAAGAATCAGTTAGAAATAATCTAGGGATTACAATAGTATCTAATCTAGTAACAAGCCTACCTGTTTTAAATAACGAACTGTCTGTCATAGAACTTGGAAGCAACTATAATAGACATTTTTCATATATCTTTCCAAAAGATATAACTTTATCGAAAGCGGCAAGTATTTTCATTGAAGAATTAAAAATATTTAGTAATTTAAATAACATATAA
- a CDS encoding MBL fold metallo-hydrolase, with protein MNLKKGLDILEITSSVLGKDKVIYIPVIYTEDEATLVDTGLPGQGDLIIDALNNSNTSFDKLKNIIITHHDIDHIGNIKYLREKSENDIKVYAYKSEVSYITGEETPFKLYMLEQMIDSLNDKMLNMLNAMKLGFKSSYTVVDISLNNHDVLNLSEEIEVIHTGGHTRGHICLYLKKSKVLVAGDLLEIKDGILRPVDVMYSDNKELTKAIKKLSNYDIEEIIFSHGGLYKKNIIETLKNIVIE; from the coding sequence ATGAATTTAAAAAAAGGATTAGATATTTTAGAAATTACATCAAGTGTATTAGGTAAAGACAAAGTTATATATATTCCAGTAATCTATACAGAAGATGAGGCAACTCTTGTTGATACTGGACTTCCAGGTCAAGGAGATTTAATAATTGATGCTCTCAATAATAGTAATACAAGTTTTGATAAATTAAAAAATATAATAATAACTCACCATGATATAGACCATATAGGAAATATAAAATATTTAAGAGAAAAATCTGAAAATGATATAAAGGTATATGCATATAAAAGTGAAGTTAGCTATATAACAGGGGAGGAAACCCCATTTAAACTTTACATGTTAGAACAAATGATAGATAGTCTTAATGACAAAATGCTTAACATGCTAAATGCTATGAAACTTGGATTTAAGTCATCATATACTGTAGTAGATATATCTTTAAACAATCATGATGTTTTAAATTTAAGCGAAGAGATAGAGGTTATACACACAGGCGGTCATACTAGAGGTCATATCTGTCTTTATTTAAAAAAATCTAAAGTACTTGTTGCTGGAGATTTATTAGAGATAAAAGATGGTATACTCAGACCAGTGGATGTAATGTATAGTGATAATAAAGAATTGACAAAAGCCATTAAAAAATTGAGTAACTATGATATAGAGGAAATAATTTTTAGTCATGGTGGATTATATAAAAAAAATATAATTGAAACATTAAAAAATATAGTTATTGAATAA
- a CDS encoding permease: MSEMLLWFSVVLVLFAIGDLIASKTKAKVSAVFVTLLLFLIFFVTKVIPADIIEKAGMTAAASWSVPMIMFSMGTMLNVKQFIDEWRTVLTAWLGILAVIICVSLCIPIFGKATVLTSIPVINGALPATTIMTQAALEKGLTLAAATATVVFAIQKFVGTPIASRAALQEANRLLIEYHEAKGKGIDLANVSDSNKETEGTATKVKQAFCEKYDKYYSTNVCIFFIAIFSYLGYELSEIIHVNYSIVCLVVGVLVTRIGIVPKDILEKGKIKGFINMVVFAAVIPSLAKVSLTDLVSLFVPIVGMFAVSIIGIFITMKVLPGWKIIGSKPLAFGVGFCQMLGFPTTYLISNEVCNAVGETEEERSYLMSKIMPKLVVGGMACMISIVVAGIIAPML; the protein is encoded by the coding sequence ATGAGTGAAATGTTATTATGGTTTAGTGTTGTATTAGTTTTATTTGCTATTGGAGATTTAATTGCAAGTAAAACAAAAGCAAAAGTTTCTGCTGTATTTGTCACATTACTTTTATTTTTGATTTTCTTTGTTACAAAAGTGATACCAGCAGATATTATTGAAAAAGCAGGTATGACTGCAGCAGCAAGTTGGAGTGTTCCAATGATTATGTTTAGTATGGGAACAATGTTGAATGTCAAACAGTTTATAGACGAATGGAGAACTGTATTGACAGCATGGCTTGGAATTCTGGCAGTTATCATTTGTGTTTCATTGTGTATTCCTATATTTGGAAAAGCAACAGTATTGACAAGTATACCAGTTATAAATGGGGCTTTACCTGCTACCACTATTATGACGCAGGCAGCGTTAGAAAAAGGATTGACACTTGCAGCAGCAACAGCAACAGTTGTATTTGCAATTCAAAAATTTGTTGGTACACCAATTGCCTCTAGAGCGGCGCTACAGGAAGCTAACCGTCTTTTAATAGAATATCATGAAGCAAAGGGAAAGGGAATTGATTTAGCAAATGTGAGTGATAGTAATAAAGAAACAGAAGGTACAGCAACAAAAGTAAAACAGGCTTTCTGTGAAAAATATGATAAATATTATTCTACAAATGTTTGTATATTTTTTATAGCTATATTCTCTTATCTAGGATATGAGCTTTCAGAGATTATTCATGTGAATTATTCAATTGTATGTCTTGTTGTTGGTGTTCTTGTAACACGTATTGGTATTGTACCAAAAGATATTCTGGAAAAAGGAAAAATAAAGGGGTTTATCAACATGGTTGTGTTTGCAGCAGTTATTCCTTCTTTAGCTAAGGTTTCTTTGACAGATTTAGTTAGTCTTTTTGTACCAATTGTAGGTATGTTTGCAGTTTCTATTATTGGTATATTTATTACAATGAAGGTATTACCTGGATGGAAAATTATTGGTTCTAAACCTCTTGCTTTTGGTGTAGGATTTTGCCAAATGTTAGGATTCCCAACAACATATTTGATTTCAAATGAGGTATGCAATGCTGTTGGAGAAACAGAAGAAGAAAGATCATATTTGATGTCCAAAATAATGCCTAAGCTAGTAGTTGGTGGTATGGCGTGTATGATTTCTATAGTAGTAGCTGGTATTATTGCACCGATGCTGTAA
- a CDS encoding S9 family peptidase, translating into MEKLKVESSDIFEYLFPHDISCSPDGNYIAYIISNINEEKDCYEHDLYVMETKTKKQIHLTQTKDVTAFSWISNTELFFTSKRDKPKTGTTDFYTISIQGGEAKKVFSIPKACGLPASLGNKLWLLMTKNPTDVKKSEVDRAVEGIDYWTFTDKPFIRDGESFSQRRRVTLELYQEGKNETKAITPKYCEVSSLDVSSDKKRILYIGQIYEDYATPFSGLWEYHLETGETKELVPQGKYQISLAKYIGENKVMLQASTLDRSITQNHDIFMLDLDNGEMNMIASPDGMYATLLDVDAVYGGGRSNKVIGDKFIGARICRTMTEFNEFDTTTGNIRIITKVDAFTSFDVYDNTMYVVMLKDYELAEIYSIDMTTGEMIKMTTFSKPYLDSHKVSLPEKLTFKAKNGEEVDGFVIPPVDIKKDEKYPAVLFIHGGPKWAYGYMFTHLKQCVASKGMYVIYCNPHGGDGYGEKFLEMVERWGYVDYEHLMEFVDTCIEKYPGIDADRLGVTGGSYGGYMANWIIGHTDRFKAVASQRGISNLVTASLIIDFGDRIMKQTCGDKTPWNHEEVLWNHSPIKYVKNVKTPTLFLHSDRDYRCFMGDTFQMFTALKQLGVDTEMYLFHGDTHGLSRNGRPSNRIVRADAIVDWFERYL; encoded by the coding sequence ATGGAAAAACTAAAAGTTGAAAGTTCAGATATTTTCGAATATTTATTTCCTCATGATATTTCTTGTTCCCCTGATGGAAATTATATTGCTTATATTATATCAAATATCAATGAGGAAAAAGATTGTTATGAACATGACTTATATGTTATGGAAACAAAAACAAAGAAACAAATACATTTGACTCAAACAAAAGATGTAACAGCATTTAGCTGGATTTCTAATACAGAATTATTTTTTACTTCAAAAAGAGATAAACCAAAAACAGGTACAACAGATTTTTACACTATTTCTATACAAGGAGGAGAAGCAAAAAAAGTATTTTCTATTCCAAAAGCCTGTGGTCTACCTGCATCACTGGGAAATAAATTGTGGTTATTGATGACAAAAAATCCAACAGATGTCAAAAAATCTGAAGTAGATAGAGCAGTAGAAGGTATAGACTATTGGACATTTACAGATAAACCTTTTATAAGAGATGGAGAAAGTTTTTCTCAAAGAAGACGTGTTACATTAGAATTGTATCAAGAAGGAAAAAATGAAACAAAAGCTATTACACCAAAATATTGTGAAGTATCAAGTTTAGATGTTTCTTCTGATAAAAAAAGAATTTTATATATTGGTCAGATTTATGAAGATTACGCAACACCTTTTTCTGGTCTTTGGGAGTACCATTTAGAAACGGGAGAAACAAAAGAACTTGTTCCACAGGGAAAGTATCAAATTAGTTTAGCTAAATATATTGGTGAAAATAAAGTAATGTTACAGGCTTCTACATTAGACCGTTCTATTACACAGAACCATGATATATTTATGCTTGACTTGGATAATGGAGAAATGAATATGATTGCAAGTCCAGATGGTATGTATGCCACATTATTGGATGTAGATGCTGTATATGGTGGTGGGCGTAGTAATAAGGTTATAGGAGATAAATTTATTGGTGCAAGAATTTGCAGGACTATGACAGAGTTTAATGAATTTGACACAACAACAGGTAATATACGCATTATTACAAAAGTAGATGCTTTTACCTCTTTTGATGTTTATGACAACACAATGTATGTAGTTATGTTGAAAGACTATGAGTTAGCAGAAATATATAGTATTGATATGACAACAGGAGAAATGATAAAAATGACTACTTTTTCTAAACCATACTTAGATAGTCATAAAGTGTCTTTACCTGAAAAATTAACATTTAAGGCGAAAAATGGAGAAGAAGTAGATGGTTTTGTAATACCACCTGTAGATATTAAAAAAGATGAAAAATATCCAGCCGTATTATTTATTCATGGTGGACCTAAATGGGCATATGGTTATATGTTTACACATTTAAAACAGTGTGTAGCGTCAAAGGGGATGTATGTTATTTACTGTAATCCTCATGGAGGTGATGGATATGGTGAAAAATTCTTGGAGATGGTAGAAAGATGGGGCTATGTTGACTATGAGCATCTCATGGAATTTGTAGATACCTGTATTGAAAAATATCCTGGTATTGATGCAGACCGCCTAGGTGTGACAGGGGGAAGTTACGGTGGTTATATGGCAAACTGGATAATTGGACATACAGACCGTTTTAAAGCAGTTGCTTCTCAAAGAGGTATTAGTAACTTAGTTACAGCGTCTTTGATTATTGACTTTGGTGATAGAATTATGAAGCAAACTTGTGGTGATAAGACACCTTGGAATCATGAGGAAGTTCTTTGGAACCATTCGCCTATTAAATATGTAAAAAATGTTAAAACACCAACTTTGTTCTTACATAGCGATAGAGATTATAGATGTTTTATGGGAGATACTTTTCAAATGTTTACAGCATTAAAACAGCTTGGTGTAGATACCGAAATGTATTTATTCCATGGAGATACGCATGGACTGTCTAGAAATGGCAGACCATCTAATAGAATTGTACGTGCTGATGCCATTGTAGATTGGTTTGAAAGATATTTATAA
- a CDS encoding S9 family peptidase, with product MNKIITERIENTMKKLFTSETFLEFKFISDCQLSPDGGYTAFVVKKADIKGNGYTSQLYVLDNKSGELKQITSIDSVGAYAWEDENTILFPALRNEKVKEDIKKGKQCMSYYALSLHGGEAEELFRLPIKGGKLNPIGKGLYTVVDSYDNDQPIVEGLSEEEQQKKINAYNKRQYEHFKEIPYAVNGEGYISRKRKRLYLYNNNTKELNPITAPMFNVVGMKINDGKILYVGQEFENIKGLKNGVYVFDTKNNTNVCILEKDNYIIKGFELYENKAVLNLTDALSYGNGENGDFYTIDIDTKEMKFLSEHQHHCIGNTITSDIKVGTGQTTKVDGEYIYYTSTVNMDCIIERIHIPTGKQEKVTKTGSVDFIDVKDGNIVCVACTGNQLPEVYTIENETFCQKTYLNEHILQEYKISEPEYIESKGSSNWEIQGYVFKPVDYEVGKKYPAILAIHGGPRLTYGPYFMHEIQVFTSSGYFVFFCNPRGSEGRGNDFADIRKQFGDIDYTDFMEFTDTVLEKYPDIDETKLAVEGGSYGGFMTNWIIGHTNRFAAACAQRSIANWSGMEGTTDIGYYFCKGQTGASHMENHELQWKQSPLAYADKCVTPTLFLHGEKDYRCYMQEAFQMFSALKIHGCPTKLCLFAGENHELSRSGRPKQKLQRFVEMLKWFSIYVKKEQ from the coding sequence TTGAATAAAATTATTACAGAAAGGATAGAAAATACTATGAAAAAGTTATTTACAAGTGAAACATTTTTGGAATTTAAGTTTATCAGTGACTGTCAATTATCTCCAGATGGAGGATATACAGCCTTTGTTGTAAAGAAAGCTGATATCAAAGGAAATGGTTATACAAGTCAACTTTATGTATTAGACAATAAAAGTGGAGAATTGAAACAAATAACTTCTATAGATTCTGTAGGAGCATACGCTTGGGAAGATGAAAATACGATTTTGTTCCCTGCTTTGAGAAATGAAAAAGTAAAAGAAGATATTAAAAAGGGCAAGCAATGTATGAGTTATTATGCTTTATCTTTACATGGTGGAGAAGCAGAAGAACTTTTTAGATTACCAATCAAAGGTGGGAAATTGAACCCTATAGGAAAAGGTTTGTATACAGTTGTTGATTCTTATGATAATGACCAACCTATTGTGGAAGGATTGTCAGAAGAAGAACAACAGAAAAAAATAAATGCTTATAATAAAAGACAATATGAACACTTTAAGGAAATTCCTTATGCTGTCAATGGTGAAGGATATATTAGTAGGAAAAGAAAACGTCTATACTTATACAACAATAATACAAAGGAATTAAATCCAATTACAGCTCCAATGTTTAATGTGGTAGGTATGAAAATAAATGATGGCAAAATATTATATGTGGGACAGGAATTTGAAAATATAAAAGGTTTAAAAAATGGTGTTTACGTATTTGATACTAAAAACAATACGAATGTTTGTATATTAGAGAAAGATAATTATATCATAAAAGGTTTTGAACTATATGAGAATAAGGCAGTATTAAATTTAACAGATGCTTTGTCTTATGGTAATGGTGAAAATGGGGATTTTTATACTATTGATATTGATACAAAAGAAATGAAATTTCTTTCAGAACATCAACATCATTGTATAGGAAATACAATAACATCTGATATTAAAGTAGGTACAGGCCAGACAACAAAAGTAGATGGTGAATATATTTATTATACTTCTACAGTAAATATGGACTGTATTATTGAAAGAATACATATTCCAACAGGAAAACAGGAAAAAGTTACAAAAACAGGTTCTGTTGATTTTATTGATGTGAAAGATGGCAATATTGTATGTGTGGCTTGTACAGGAAATCAATTACCTGAAGTTTATACAATAGAAAATGAAACGTTCTGCCAGAAAACATATTTGAATGAACATATTCTACAAGAGTATAAAATTTCTGAACCAGAATATATAGAATCGAAAGGAAGTTCTAATTGGGAAATACAAGGATATGTATTTAAACCAGTAGATTATGAAGTAGGAAAAAAATATCCAGCTATATTGGCAATTCACGGTGGACCAAGATTGACATATGGACCATATTTTATGCATGAAATACAGGTATTTACAAGTTCAGGATATTTTGTCTTCTTCTGTAATCCGAGAGGTTCTGAAGGTCGAGGCAATGACTTTGCTGATATTAGAAAACAGTTTGGAGATATTGATTACACAGATTTTATGGAGTTTACAGACACTGTACTTGAAAAATATCCTGATATTGATGAAACAAAATTGGCTGTAGAAGGTGGAAGCTATGGTGGATTTATGACCAACTGGATAATTGGTCATACAAATCGTTTTGCTGCCGCTTGTGCTCAGCGTTCTATTGCAAACTGGAGTGGTATGGAGGGTACAACAGATATTGGTTATTATTTTTGCAAAGGACAAACAGGAGCTTCACACATGGAAAATCATGAGCTTCAATGGAAACAATCTCCTCTTGCCTACGCTGATAAATGTGTTACTCCAACTTTATTCTTGCATGGCGAAAAAGATTATCGCTGCTATATGCAAGAGGCATTCCAGATGTTTTCTGCATTAAAAATTCATGGATGTCCTACAAAACTTTGTCTTTTTGCAGGAGAAAATCATGAGTTATCACGTTCTGGTAGACCAAAACAAAAACTACAAAGATTTGTAGAAATGTTAAAGTGGTTTTCAATATATGTTAAAAAAGAGCAGTAA
- a CDS encoding GntR family transcriptional regulator, with product MIVLKVKSNLDEILYHKIIESLIRGEYSVGQKILLNDLCEKFEVSRTPVVQAVKMLNKDGVLTIMTNGKVYVPEYEYDMVKQVCETRTLIETYALEKMMQEEEEIFQQKLDTIKKYSDKCEIFYQQGKSVELALTDLKLHKAIVEGANNKILKDVYVGIQGRFIVVNYLIRPLKNRNYEGTVQDHFEILKYIEKRDTKKAVEKLRNHIQGTIKRFCEDE from the coding sequence GTGATAGTATTGAAAGTAAAGTCAAATTTAGATGAAATTTTATATCATAAGATTATTGAAAGTCTTATACGTGGTGAATATTCTGTAGGTCAGAAAATTTTACTTAATGACCTTTGTGAGAAGTTTGAAGTTAGCCGAACACCAGTCGTGCAGGCAGTAAAAATGTTAAATAAAGATGGTGTACTTACTATTATGACAAATGGTAAAGTGTATGTACCAGAGTATGAATATGATATGGTAAAACAAGTTTGTGAAACAAGGACATTGATTGAAACATATGCCTTAGAAAAAATGATGCAAGAAGAAGAAGAGATTTTCCAACAAAAGCTAGATACAATAAAAAAATATTCTGATAAATGCGAAATATTTTACCAACAAGGAAAATCTGTAGAACTTGCTCTTACAGACTTGAAACTACATAAAGCCATTGTTGAAGGTGCAAATAATAAAATTTTAAAAGATGTCTATGTTGGTATACAAGGAAGATTTATAGTGGTAAATTATTTAATACGACCATTAAAAAATCGTAATTATGAGGGAACAGTGCAAGACCATTTTGAAATATTGAAATACATTGAAAAGAGAGATACAAAAAAAGCAGTTGAGAAATTAAGAAATCATATACAAGGAACTATTAAACGCTTTTGTGAAGATGAGTAA